TGTTAAGAGATCTAAGGAGATTGAGAGGAACCAGATTGAGACTTTCGTCAATGAAGTTGTCATTTTATCACAGATTAATCACAGGTATTGAAGCTCAAATATCACAATCAAGTAAATAACTAACTATTTTCTTCTATATTCACTGATATCTCTAATAACAGGAACATTGTGAAGCTCTTGGGGTGCTGTCTTGAGACAGAAGCACCATTACTAGTCTATGAGTTCATTCCAAATGGAACACTTGCACAACATATTCATAGCAAACCCCATGAATCATCTTCACCACTTTCATGGGATAGCCGGCTTCGAATTGCATGCGAGGTAGCTGGAGCAGTGGCCTATATGCATTCTTCAGCTTCAATTCCCATCTTCCATAGAGATATCAAACCTACTAACATACTCTTAGATAGTAACTATAGTGCAAAAGTGTCTGATTTTGGAACATCAAGATCATTGCCACAAGACAAGACTCACTTGACAACACAAATAGGAGGAACTTTCGGATACATCGACCCTGAATATTTCCAATCTAGTCAATTTTCGGATAAGAGTGACGTATATAGTTTTGGAGTTGTGCTTGTCGAAATCATAACTGGGAAGAAGCCGATTTCGTTTATAGAAGAAGATGAGGGTCAGAATTTGATTGCTGAATTCATTTCTGTGATGAAGGAGAACAAAGTTTGTGATATCTTGGATCCCAAGGTATTGAAGGAAGCTAAGAATGATGAGATTATTGCAATTTCAAATCTTGCAATGAGGTGTTTGAGGCTAAATGGGAAAAAAAGGCCAACAATGAAAGAGGTTTCAGCTGAGTTGGAATCATTGAGGAAGGTACAAAGTTCCATGTTGGTTGATAACCATGATCATCATCATGATGAATCAACAAACAATGATGAAAAATTATCGCATAAACACAACAATAGTTTAGTACAAGAATATGCAGAGGAGAGCATTTTGCTGTCATTACAATTACAAATGGAGTCCTCATCCTTCTAAGATGTTACATTAAAAACTGATTCTATGTTTGTTATGATTTGTGTTTCAATTTTTGGTcactgtttttcatatgcatgcCCCTGAGACCATGAATTACCATTCATCTTGTTTGACCATTTGACTTCACATGATGAATTCTGAATATTCaaccacaaggattgattgaacgctaacacttcaaacaaaaagaaaattcataTTGGAAATGTTGAGCTCTTAAAACAAGAGGAAAATTCTTTTACTCAAAGTAACTCACTCTGAAGGTTATTATTATTGGTATACTTGTTCCAAATTTATATGAGTCAAATATCTTCCAAGCCTCCAACTTTGAATTATCAAATAGTCAATATTTTCTAGTCATGTTGCTTAGGCAAGTGTAAAGAAGGATAAGAAAATACTAAAACAACCCTGCCTTAATGCTTACAAACTTATTCCAAACAGCAGTGCTGTTGCTGTCAGACATTACAAGTCCAAATAGTTACTCTTTTCAATTTGACATGGTAGCTTTGAATTCTTTTTGATAAAACTTATTAAAGTATCTAGTATCTACTATTGGTAACATAAAAAAGAACAAAGTGCAACTCATCTATGTTCTTGTCTTCTCCATAGAAGATCAAAGAGGATCATGGAGCTTCAATACCTCAACATTATTTTCACAATCTTCATTCTCTTATCTCTATTTCCTCAATATCTCCATTGCCAACAACAATTCCTCAATGAAACTGTCTTTGACTGCTCCAGCAACCCTTCCACACCAAAAGGGTACCTCTGCAATAGTCCTAAAAAATCATGCACTTCCTTCTTAGTTTACAGGTCCAAACCTCCCTATAACACCCCTCAAACCATTTCAAATCTTCTTGCTTCTGAAGAATCCACAGTATCCTCCATCAACAAAATttcaagtaataaaaaaattcctACCAACAAATCAATAATTGTTCCTGTGTCTTGCTCCTGTTCTGGAAATATTTATCAACACAATGCTTTTTACACAGTCAATAAGGATGACACATATTTCATGTTAGTGAACACTACTTACCAAGGCCTCACAACATGCCAGGCTTTGATGGGACAGAACTACTATGCTTCTGTCAACATTGCCATTGGTGCTCAGCTCACAGTTCCCATGCTATGTGCTTGTCCAACTGCAAACCAAACAGCAAAAGGCGTGACATCATTGCTCGTTTACTCGCTTGGCGAAGGCGACACAATCAAGTCAATAGGAGAGACTTATGGTGTTGATGAACAAAGTATTCTTGATGCCAATGAGCTGAACCAGACATCAAATGGAAACAGAAGCTTGAGCCTTATGGCGAGGACTCCGATTTTGATTCCATTGAGGGGTAAGAGCTGCAAAGATGATCCAGAGAGTTTCTATTGTACATGTTCTCAGGGAGATGTCACAAATTCAAGCCTCATGGGACTCAACTGTGAAGAATCAGATGGTCAAAAATTTCCTGCTAAATTGGTTGCAGCACtaggtatatatatgtatatg
The sequence above is drawn from the Arachis hypogaea cultivar Tifrunner chromosome 4, arahy.Tifrunner.gnm2.J5K5, whole genome shotgun sequence genome and encodes:
- the LOC112795295 gene encoding lysM domain receptor-like kinase 4; amino-acid sequence: MLPDGTIVAVKRSKEIERNQIETFVNEVVILSQINHRNIVKLLGCCLETEAPLLVYEFIPNGTLAQHIHSKPHESSSPLSWDSRLRIACEVAGAVAYMHSSASIPIFHRDIKPTNILLDSNYSAKVSDFGTSRSLPQDKTHLTTQIGGTFGYIDPEYFQSSQFSDKSDVYSFGVVLVEIITGKKPISFIEEDEGQNLIAEFISVMKENKVCDILDPKVLKEAKNDEIIAISNLAMRCLRLNGKKRPTMKEVSAELESLRKVQSSMLVDNHDHHHDESTNNDEKLSHKHNNSLVQEYAEESILLSLQLQMESKEQSATHLCSCLLHRRSKRIMELQYLNIIFTIFILLSLFPQYLHCQQQFLNETVFDCSSNPSTPKGYLCNSPKKSCTSFLVYRSKPPYNTPQTISNLLASEESTVSSINKISSNKKIPTNKSIIVPVSCSCSGNIYQHNAFYTVNKDDTYFMLVNTTYQGLTTCQALMGQNYYASVNIAIGAQLTVPMLCACPTANQTAKGVTSLLVYSLGEGDTIKSIGETYGVDEQSILDANELNQTSNGNRSLSLMARTPILIPLRGKSCKDDPESFYCTCSQGDVTNSSLMGLNCEESDGQKFPAKLVAALGVGIGAGFLCLFLLGYKLYQCIQKKREKLHKEKLFKQNGGYLLQEKVSSYTNGQRTKLFTEEELKRATDNYNQSRFLGQGGFGTVYKGMLPDGTIVAVKRSKEMERNQIQTFVNEVVILSQINHRNIVKLLGCCLETEAPLLVYEFIPNGTLSDHIHVKEDESSSLSWDGRLQIACEVAGAVAYMHSAASVPIFHRDIKPSNILLDSNYSAKVSDFGTSKSLPLDNTHLTTAVRGTFGYIDPEYFQSNQYTDRSDVYSFGVVLVELITGRKPLSLLQDEGQHLIAEFISLMKENQLSEILDAKVLKEAREDHILAIANLAMRCLRLSGKKRPTMKEVSAELEALRTAKSSVLIDLDHISPEDGGSPSHTTRGPIQESGEESILVSLQMESTSF